In Brachypodium distachyon strain Bd21 chromosome 2, Brachypodium_distachyon_v3.0, whole genome shotgun sequence, one genomic interval encodes:
- the LOC100832325 gene encoding uncharacterized protein LOC100832325 — protein MPIKYAKNDKQRVRAHCADDCPWYLFAAPDSRTKSFVVKTLADRHTCTRVWELKQFTSNYLAAKYMENFRADDKMTLRNFARLVEKDYDMTPSRSKIARARRLAMREIYGDEIGQYNLIRDYAGEIRRSNPGSTMYVNVINGHFSITCISLDACKRGSMTSCRPFICLDECHIKTKFGGQLLTVVGIDPNDCIYPFAMAVVEVEDTSSWTWFLSTLKADLGIDNTSQWTVMSDRQKGLINAVTAVFAGSEQRFCVRHLYQKFSETWKGEIFKNKLWAIARSNNMADCTRNMEEMRAMDEEAYDYLAAIDPSSWCRAYFSEFPKCDLLLNNNCEVFNK, from the coding sequence ATGCCAATCAAGTATGCCAAGAATGACAAGCAAAGAGTGAGGGCTCATTGTGCAGATGATTGTCCGTGGTATCTTTTTGCAGCACCTGACAGTAGGACCAAGAGCTTTGTTGTCAAAACTCTTGCGGACCGTCACACATGCACAAGGGTGTGGGAGCTAAAACAGTTCACATCTAACTATTTAGCTGCCAAATATATGGAGAATTTCAGAGCAGATGACAAGATGACCCTAAGGAATTTTGCAAGATTGGTGGAGAAAGACTATGACATGACTCCATCAAGAAGCAAGATTGCAAGAGCTAGAAGGCTTGCGATGAGAGAGATTTATGGTGATGAAATAGGACAGTACAATCTGATACGGGACTATGCAGGTGAGATTAGAAGATCAAATCCTGGAAGCACAATGTATGTGAATGTGATTAATGGTCACTTCAGCATCACATGCATCTCATTAGATGCATGTAAGAGAGGCTCCATGACAAGTTGTAGGCCATTTATTTGCTTAGATGAGTGCCACATTAAGACCAAATTTGGTGGCCAGTTGTTGACAGTTGTGGGCATAGACCCTAATGACTGCATTTACCCCTTTGCCATGGCTGTAGTGGAGGTGGAAGACACCAGTTCTTGGACTTGGTTTCTTAGCACTTTGAAGGCAGACCTAGGAATTGATAACACAAGCCAATGGACAGTAATGAGTGATAGGCAAAAAGGGCTTATCAATGCTGTAACTGCTGTGTTTGCTGGCTCAGAACAAAGATTTTGTGTGAGACATTTATACCAGAAATTCAGCGAAACTTGGAAGGGAGAAATTTTCAAGAACAAGCTATGGGCCATTGCTAGATCCAATAACATGGCTGATTGCACTAGGAATATGGAAGAGATGAGGGCTATGGATGAGGAAGCTTATGACTATTTGGCAGCTATTGACCCTAGTTCATGGTGCAGGGCATATTTCAGTGAGTTCCCTAAGTGTGATCTGCTGCTGAACAACAACTGTGAAGTTTTTAACAAGTAA